The Bradysia coprophila strain Holo2 chromosome IV, BU_Bcop_v1, whole genome shotgun sequence genome includes a region encoding these proteins:
- the LOC119066777 gene encoding retinol dehydrogenase 12-like: protein MEFMQKLCKVFEFTRMLLGLFVHFVIYKLGKSKMQRNENDISGKCVVVTGGSGGIGKWCVKEFAQRGATVVIGVRNMETGRNVVDEIQKETGNMNVTILNLDLSDMDSVEEFARKVSTDYPKIKILLNNAGIGASKSENVKTKDGFNIHVAVNYLSHFLLTNLLMDNLKAETNSRIVSMTSTFALMSQLQIDDLNMDKSRFGLQNFIPYSNTKCMLALFTKELGKRIGVNVYAVCPGIVDTAIFDDVPLLAKLVFRMSRLFTTSPKEAASNFVMRCALEKSLENESGETYRFRGHFHAVKKKLETYSESHLYETSARLVNLKERMERIHSPLETQTLTL from the exons ATGGAGTTCATGCAGAAATTGTGTAAAGTGTTCGAATTCACGCGAATGCTGCTAGGCTTATTCGTTCATTTTGTCATATACAAATTGGGAAAAAGCAAAATGCAACGTAACGAAAACGATATCAGTGGCAAATGTGTTGTGGTTACGGGTGGAAGCGGAGGAATAGGAAAATGGTGTGTGAAAGAATTTGCTCAGAGAGGAGCAACGGTTGTGATTGGTGTTAGAAATATGGAAACTGGAAGGAACGTAGTGgatgaaattcaaaaagaaaCAGGAAATATGAATGtg ACGATTCTAAATTTAGATCTATCTGACATGGATTCTGTGGAAGAGTTTGCTAGAAAAGTGTCGACGGattatccaaaaataaaaattcttttaaacaaTGCTGGAATTGGTGCCTCGAAAAGCGAGAATGTGAAAACAAAGGATGGATTTAACATTCATGTTGCCGTTAATTACCTAAGTCACTTTCTTCTAACAAATTTGCTGATGGATAATCTGAAAGCTGAAACAAACTCAAG GATTGTCTCAATGACGTCCACGTTTGCACTCATGTCTCAGTTACAGATCGATGACTTGAATATGGATAAATCGAGGTTTGGTCTTCAGAATTTCATTCCGTACAGCAATACAAAATGTATGCTTGCCCTTTTCACAAAAGAACTGGGAAAACGAATCGGCGTCAATGTCTATGCCGTTTGTCCAGGTATCGTAGATACAGCGATTTTTGATGATGTTCCGTTGCTTGCTAAACTGGTTTTTCGAATGTCGAGACTATTTACAACATCGCCTAAGGAG GCTGCTTCCAACTTCGTTATGCGATGTGCCCTCGAAAAATCTCTAGAAAACGAGAGTGGTGAAACTTATCGCTTCAGAGGACATTTTCATGCAGTGAAAAAGAAACTGGAAACCTACTCCGAAAGCCATTTGTACGAGACTAGCGCTAGACTTGTAAATTTGAAGGAAAGAATGGAAAGAATACATTCGCCTTTAGAAACTCAAACGTTGACCTTGTGA